The genomic segment agaaaagaggATCTCCAACAAATATCATTAACGATATTGGCATACAAATAATAGAACACCACAACAATACAAATACGGAGATTAAGGATGATGAAATTATAGCTTCTCCTGCAAGGAAAGATTTTCAGCatcaaaaaatacaaaaaaagagAGGTCGTCCAAGAAAAGAATCATCAAAGAATAAAGATATGAAAATGCAAATGATTGATGGCGATAACACCACAAGAATAGTtattgaagatgatgataatatTGCTTCTTTCATGAAGAAGAAAGGGCGAATGAAAAAGGAAAAACTCGTGAAAGATAGAAAATTCCAAAATATAAAAGAAGAAAAGGTTGACACAATTATTTGATTTAAGTTTTAGAATGCATTATCTacgttatatttttatttttctggaATTAAATAAATAGTAGTAAAATAATGTGATCAACACTATagattatattttttctttatctcatatttattttaatacttTTGTTACATTATATTACATTGAATTTTACTGTTTGACTAAATAAAATAGATgaaaatcattaattatttgTAAATTTATAATCTCTTCTTAACTCATTTCTTCAACAACATTTATCAACAATAGAAATGTGTTtctacgtgcaacgcacgtgtcTTTTACTAGTCTTATTAAAAGTCTTAAATGATTATAATTATTCTCAAACTTTTTTTCGTTTTACTTTTTTTAGGAATAAACCAGTAGTTGCAATTCAATAGAATTAGACGAGTAATGACAtttttttttggcaaaaacttgtgtgagacggtttaacAGGTTGTATTTGTCAGACGattatcttatttgggtcatccattaaaaaatattattttttatgctaagagtattactttttatagtgaatatgggtaggattgatccgtctcacagattaaaattcgtagacggtctcacatgagacactttttttaggcaaaaacttgtgtgagacggtctcacgggtcgtatttgtgagacggatctcttatttgggtcacccatgaaaaagtattattttttatgctaagagtattactttttattgtgaatatggatatggttgacccgtctcacagattatgatccgtgagacggtctcacatgagacccactctttttttattatttaaaagtttcagttttaaaaaaaaattctattatTTCGATGGAAGTAtctgttaaaaaaaaattttattatttaaatcgaTGACCGAAATGAGGTAACCAAAATGATCGATTTTTTTAtcggtttgatttaattaaattttccttcAGATTAATGAGAATTGAGAACTACTTAAAAAAAATCTTGGGTGAGAGGGATTATTTGAATTCATTTTGTGCGAGTCTTTCTCTAAGCTTATAGATATCTTGTAGagtccaaattcagtacacataaaactcatgcatttatttaattgttaaattatttaatcaagttaaaaatgattttttgagaTGCATGATTTAAGaaattacattattttaaattatttatgtttatgtgatgcacgttaaaatatttctcgagtttcatgtttcaggcgattattcgaacaAGACCAAGAAAAAGAGACTggcgacgattttggcaatttttaaaatgtggtattttattttaagttgggtttggggcattttaaaaggtttatttaatttttagcattttaaaagcctaatttaattattaggtgattttatgactttaaagttttaaagatttgtcacttgtacattttattttaaattaagagaTGTTATTTAAAGTTAGAGGAAGGCtggtattttaattagttgttaATTATTAGTTAACCACAATTTTATCCCCTAATtattaaaaacacacacacacacttacacacacacatatacacgtTAAAACATACACACACATTTCCTTGCCTCTTCATTTccatttgttttgaagaaaattttagGGTTCTAAAAaccaagagcagccgcccctctccTCTATATTTTCCAGCAATTTTCGTTGGGTTTATTCAAGAAAAATCATGCCACGTTCATCCCAGATTGTCCCCCGCATCATCCCCGCATCGGTATCGTCGGTTTGGTaaattttaatatcaaaaggcatgtatattctttcgcaTATGCATTGATCTAGTCATAGTAATTGTTTTatgtttattatgcgtaaaaatccatgtatgttgtAAAAAATTTGAGcaaaaaaatttgttggatcGGTTTTGGAACGATTTTAAATCTGAAAACTCGaaatttgctgtcattttaaTTACTTCGACTTTTCGGTCGATTTTCTAGAAAagctttcaacatataaaacgtagaacttttcgatacctttgatttgacagtaaattcgaaatatttgataAGAAATGAGTAAGTTATGATCTTTTTCGTGGGACTACTCAACtacatttttctgaaaatgcgttcttgatgtgttcttgaagttttattgttgcaggctacTTTGGGGATCGACGAGTGATCGCTGCTGCATTTAGGTATATCGAgaatgatgttgggatgattgTTGGTGTTTCGTTTCGTGTCGTTAGGCACTTGGTTGAATTAGAAGCCACAGGAATTGTTTTTGTGTGAAAGGCCGTGTTGACTGATTGGGTTGCGTTGTTTGCAATGCGTAGTTGTTTTGGGGCGTTTTTTTGAGTTTGAATAAGTGccatagcatcctaggatgggtctcgaggaaTTGGTTCATGGTCCGTATGATCAAGTTATGAGGAATAAGCCTTAAGTGTAGTGTTTCTTCGTTGGTTCGATTTTAcagcacctacacggacctgtagacagaccttggcatggggtccgtgcactttttcctcaaaaattcgattttccagcacCGAAACGAACCCTTACACGGGGTTCATGTCCTttatatataaaacaaaattcttttttttagcgattgttttggggtttgatattatgatttagTATGATGATTAAACGTGGTCAAGTCCCGAGAGGTTTAGAACGTTTTTTCACTTTTGGGTGTGAGTGTGactatacgtctaagttatgcaagataagtgtgtgaattcatgttagtatgtgcagcagtatCCCTAAGCGATATCCAACGAATccttcaacgccaagtaagtatgttcgacgtgaaaaagaaaatacttttaagtttttgaggtatgctaaatgtcttgtgaccaaattatgaacgggtttggaagtcagtgaacgtggccgaggacctctccccccggtaaagcatgaccaggtttagatcaggattggaaagcggtaaagcatgaccagagaccaatccacccgttaaaacATGAAcgggggatctcatgtatgtggtagtggactttCCCTGCCAGCCTAGTAaagtggtttagtctgatcagacaattttatgtatgggtcacttgttttgaaacatatctctacgcaaaatgatgttatgtatgctcaagtatgtatgatgcaagcatgtttaagaaaagttttacgttgatggcacgtctatgatatgtatgtatgttcaagcttttttatgcatgttctagtttcaagtatgtacactctattttaaagatgcatttggttttattacgtattacttgttatttccagtttatacatgttgagtctttagactcactggacttgatcgatgtaggtgaggatgactttgaggagacgaggggtggggaccaatgagctggcttggactgcacatgaggctaaacccgaggaccgccaatgttttaagatttgatgtatgaaaattttaatattctgatttaTAATGAAGTGGTTTATGATCTTTAAACGATTATTACTTTTGGCAAACTTGGTTGTGGTTGTTTTTATTGCAAATGTTTTTAGACGAGCAAGTTATTTAATGCAAAGttgaaagtttattttgtatttaagaaaatttttattttttcgcaaattttaaaatagttaaaagtacggtacgttacatatCTCCTTATCGATGCTAATGAAACCGAGGAGCGACATTATATTTGGTGATGCCTTTAGAAAGGGTTCGGGTCATCTTTGGACTCAGATAGGAAGTATCAAAATAGGACCAACCTAGAATTGGTTTTGGGAAGCCAAAAGGAGACCGGGTGGAAGTCGGTATGGGTAAAGAAATGGTAACATATTAAACTGTTAGGGCATCATATTCTCGCACCTAAAACACAACGGAAGTTTGAAAATTTTCGTTTCGACAATGGAAACGTTGATTGGATGTCGTGTGTTTAAATTTACATTCACAGGGTGTAAGGGTTTATGAACCGTCTACTACTTAAAATActgatataaatttttatttttatattttaatactaAATCTCGAATGATAAAACAGAAGGAGGAAGTGAACTGAAGAGAAGGATAAAAGAAAACGGAAGTGCAAAATTGAGGAATagaaggcaaca from the Primulina eburnea isolate SZY01 chromosome 3, ASM2296580v1, whole genome shotgun sequence genome contains:
- the LOC140828427 gene encoding uncharacterized protein → MSVNDGTTTASVTLFGNVANVFIGCSVEDYIDSITKDDNTSIYYKHLETPNREEYTFLLKMDKSVEIKGGTLAFVIEGIQNPSTNFNNKNVASKKRSIDFEQEDIKKKRGSPTNIINDIGIQIIEHHNNTNTEIKDDEIIASPARKDFQHQKIQKKRGRPRKESSKNKDMKMQMIDGDNTTRIVIEDDDNIASFMKKKGRMKKEKLVKDRKFQNIKEEKVDTII